A portion of the Oscillospiraceae bacterium genome contains these proteins:
- a CDS encoding metal-dependent transcriptional regulator: MQIHQSAEDYLETILMLTQRMGKVRSIDVVNELGFTKASVSIAMKKLRENGYIAVDGEGNLTLLEPGREIAERIYSRHRLLTHFFMQLGVDEKTAAEDACKAEHILSEQTLEKIRESALRTDAAAQEDE, translated from the coding sequence ATGCAGATCCACCAATCCGCAGAAGATTATCTTGAAACGATCCTGATGCTGACCCAGCGCATGGGCAAAGTGCGCTCCATTGACGTGGTCAATGAGCTGGGCTTTACCAAGGCGAGCGTGAGCATCGCCATGAAAAAGCTGCGGGAAAACGGCTATATCGCGGTGGACGGCGAAGGCAACCTGACCCTGTTGGAGCCGGGCCGTGAGATCGCAGAACGCATCTACAGCCGCCATCGTCTGCTCACCCACTTCTTCATGCAGCTGGGCGTGGACGAAAAGACCGCCGCCGAGGATGCCTGCAAGGCAGAGCACATCCTCAGCGAGCAAACGCTGGAAAAGATCCGCGAAAGTGCCCTGCGCACGGATGCGGCAGCTCAGGAGGATGAGTAA
- a CDS encoding Fe-S-containing hydro-lyase, with the protein MEYRLTTPCTAQDLAPLKAGDTVLLSGVVYTARDQAHKRMIEALDKGEALPFDLTGSAIYYVGPTPERPGEVIGSAGPTTSGRMDAMSPRLLDLGNKIMIGKGKRDAAVKEAVVRNGAVYLAALGGAGALMAKSVETLEVIAWPDLGCEAVRRLTVRDMPLTVILDAHGGDLYQSGPAAYLESEN; encoded by the coding sequence ATGGAATACAGACTGACCACTCCCTGCACCGCGCAGGACCTTGCCCCGCTGAAGGCGGGCGACACCGTGCTGCTGTCCGGTGTGGTGTACACCGCCCGCGATCAGGCCCACAAGCGGATGATCGAGGCGCTGGACAAGGGCGAAGCGCTGCCTTTTGACCTGACCGGCAGCGCCATTTACTACGTCGGCCCCACCCCGGAGCGTCCGGGTGAGGTGATCGGCTCGGCCGGGCCCACCACCAGCGGCCGCATGGACGCCATGAGCCCCCGCCTGCTGGATCTGGGCAACAAGATCATGATCGGCAAAGGCAAGCGGGACGCCGCCGTCAAGGAAGCCGTGGTGCGCAACGGGGCCGTGTATCTGGCGGCTCTCGGCGGTGCCGGTGCCCTGATGGCAAAAAGTGTCGAGACGCTGGAGGTCATCGCCTGGCCGGACCTGGGCTGTGAGGCGGTGCGCCGCCTGACCGTGCGGGATATGCCCCTGACCGTGATCCTGGACGCCCACGGCGGCGACCTGTACCAGTCCGGCCCGGCGGCGTATCTGGAAAGCGAAAACTAA
- a CDS encoding fumarate hydratase, translated as MRTISAQEITDTVARLCIEANTRLPQDVQAALDKARQEEPWPLARNTLDLLWSNLSAAKEKDLPICQDTGMACVFVELGTDVHIDGSFETAIHEGVRRGYTDGYLRKSIVADPLRRGNTGDNTPAAITVHLVDGEGCRITVAPKGFGSENMSRIQMLKPADGVEGFKKFVVETVKLAGSNPCPPIVLGIGVGGSFDKVAYLAKKALLRPLDVPNPDPYYAQLEQELLTAINGLGIGPQGFGGRTTCLGLAIEQMPTHVAGLPVAVNVSCHVTRRASAEL; from the coding sequence ATGAGAACGATTTCTGCACAGGAGATCACCGATACCGTTGCACGGCTGTGCATCGAGGCCAACACCCGCCTGCCGCAGGATGTGCAGGCCGCACTGGACAAGGCCCGGCAGGAAGAGCCCTGGCCGCTGGCCAGGAACACCCTTGACCTGCTGTGGTCGAACCTGAGCGCCGCCAAAGAGAAGGACCTGCCCATCTGTCAGGATACCGGCATGGCCTGCGTGTTCGTGGAGCTGGGCACCGATGTGCACATTGACGGCAGCTTTGAAACCGCCATCCATGAGGGCGTGCGCCGGGGTTACACCGACGGCTATCTGCGCAAGAGCATCGTGGCCGACCCGCTGCGCCGGGGCAACACCGGCGACAACACCCCCGCCGCCATCACGGTGCATCTGGTGGACGGCGAGGGCTGCCGCATCACGGTGGCCCCCAAAGGCTTTGGCAGCGAGAACATGAGCCGCATCCAGATGCTCAAACCCGCCGACGGCGTGGAGGGCTTCAAGAAGTTCGTGGTGGAGACCGTGAAGCTGGCCGGTTCCAACCCCTGCCCGCCCATCGTGCTGGGCATCGGCGTGGGCGGCAGCTTCGATAAGGTGGCGTATCTGGCCAAAAAGGCCCTGCTGCGCCCGCTGGATGTACCCAACCCCGACCCCTACTACGCACAGCTGGAACAGGAACTGCTCACCGCCATCAACGGCTTGGGCATCGGGCCCCAGGGCTTTGGCGGCCGGACCACCTGCCTGGGCCTTGCCATTGAGCAGATGCCCACCCATGTGGCGGGCCTGCCGGTGGCCGTGAACGTTTCCTGCCACGTCACCCGCCGCGCCAGCGCGGAACTGTAA
- a CDS encoding NAD-dependent malic enzyme gives MDYNKAALEMHESHKGKVGIVSKVEVATRDDLSTAYTPGVAEPCRKIKANPEDVYKYTFKGNMVAVVSNGTAVLGLGDIGPEAGLPVMEGKAVLFKEFGGVDAFPICINAHSAEEVIAACKAIAPTFGGINLEDIKSPECFEIEQTLEKELDIPVFHDDQHGTAIVVTAALINALRVVGKKMEDVHIVLNGPGAAGTAIIKMLMTAGAKDIIAVDQFGTLYKGCNSAEAHKNWLGEVTNPRQIKGGLKEALEGADVFIGVSKPGILTTELCRTMNKDAIVFAMANPTPEIMPDDAKAGGVRVMATGRSDFPNQVNNVLCFPGLFKGALSVRARDINDQMKLAAAYAIADLITDDDRSEENIIPGAFDPRVAQAVADAVAQAARDTGVARL, from the coding sequence ATGGATTACAACAAAGCCGCTCTGGAAATGCACGAGAGCCACAAGGGCAAGGTGGGCATCGTGAGTAAGGTGGAGGTCGCCACCCGCGATGACCTGTCCACCGCTTACACCCCCGGCGTGGCCGAGCCCTGCCGCAAGATCAAGGCAAACCCGGAGGACGTGTACAAGTACACCTTCAAAGGCAATATGGTGGCCGTTGTCTCCAACGGCACTGCCGTGCTGGGCCTGGGCGACATCGGCCCGGAGGCCGGCCTGCCGGTCATGGAAGGCAAGGCTGTGCTGTTCAAGGAGTTCGGCGGGGTGGATGCCTTCCCCATCTGCATCAACGCCCACAGTGCCGAAGAAGTGATCGCAGCCTGCAAGGCCATTGCGCCTACCTTCGGCGGCATCAATCTGGAGGATATCAAGAGCCCCGAGTGCTTTGAGATCGAGCAGACGCTGGAAAAAGAGCTGGACATCCCTGTGTTCCACGATGACCAGCACGGCACCGCCATCGTGGTCACCGCTGCCCTCATCAACGCCCTGCGCGTGGTGGGCAAGAAGATGGAAGATGTGCACATCGTGCTGAACGGCCCCGGCGCCGCCGGTACGGCCATCATCAAGATGCTTATGACCGCCGGTGCAAAGGACATCATCGCCGTGGATCAGTTCGGCACCCTGTACAAGGGCTGCAACAGCGCCGAGGCCCACAAGAACTGGCTGGGTGAAGTGACCAATCCCCGCCAGATCAAGGGCGGCCTGAAGGAGGCACTGGAAGGTGCCGATGTGTTCATCGGCGTGTCCAAGCCCGGCATCCTGACCACTGAGCTGTGCAGGACCATGAACAAGGACGCCATCGTCTTTGCCATGGCCAACCCCACCCCGGAGATCATGCCGGACGATGCCAAGGCCGGCGGCGTGCGGGTGATGGCCACCGGCCGCAGCGACTTCCCGAATCAGGTCAACAACGTGCTGTGCTTCCCCGGCCTGTTCAAGGGTGCCCTGAGCGTGCGTGCCCGCGACATCAACGACCAGATGAAGCTGGCTGCCGCCTATGCTATCGCGGACCTGATCACCGACGATGACCGCAGCGAGGAGAACATCATCCCCGGTGCCTTCGACCCCCGTGTGGCCCAGGCTGTGGCCGACGCTGTGGCCCAGGCTGCCCGGGACACCGGCGTGGCCCGCCTGTAA
- a CDS encoding FKBP-type peptidyl-prolyl cis-trans isomerase — translation MKQSTKTLLCVLLAIAAAVCILAACFTLTKKQNPSSGSSAASTAPTQSEYGTVDSFDYQNFTYSDGLDANGYRTGITAQDYVTLPDNVAALPIKKADVTPSDSDVQARIDSLLSQYSTTQAVTDRAAQNGDVVNIDYSGTVDGVAFNGGTYQGYDLTLGSGSFITGFEDQIVGHNTGDTFDVTVTFPDGYDASTDSDGNTVELSGKEAVFRVTVNSISEPVTPELTDEWVDSTFGTSDDVHTVEELRTYFSDALYDQNLEDAIMDSLLDNAAFQDLPSEEPGYYACMFLNYYYQLASYYSSNLDTIAQAQGYTDANAMLGASDSVITHLAKQDLLYQAIAESQGIEPTQEQLDAAAASYSGSSYGDNFVHQTALQTAVMEWLKTNAVVS, via the coding sequence TTGAAACAGTCTACCAAAACCCTGCTCTGCGTGCTTTTGGCCATTGCGGCGGCGGTCTGCATCCTTGCAGCCTGCTTTACCCTGACCAAAAAGCAGAATCCTTCGTCCGGTTCCTCTGCCGCTTCCACCGCCCCCACCCAGTCGGAGTACGGCACGGTGGACAGCTTTGACTACCAGAATTTCACCTACAGCGACGGTCTGGATGCAAACGGTTACCGCACCGGCATCACTGCACAGGACTATGTCACCCTGCCGGACAATGTGGCCGCTCTGCCCATCAAGAAGGCAGACGTCACCCCCAGCGACTCGGACGTCCAGGCCCGCATCGACAGCCTGCTGAGCCAGTACAGCACCACCCAGGCCGTGACCGACCGCGCCGCGCAGAACGGCGACGTCGTGAACATTGATTATTCCGGCACCGTGGACGGTGTGGCGTTCAACGGCGGCACCTACCAGGGCTACGACCTCACGCTGGGCAGCGGCAGCTTCATCACCGGCTTCGAGGATCAGATCGTCGGCCACAACACCGGCGACACCTTTGATGTGACCGTCACCTTCCCCGACGGCTACGACGCCTCCACCGATTCTGACGGCAACACCGTCGAGCTCAGCGGTAAGGAGGCCGTGTTCCGCGTGACCGTGAACTCCATCTCCGAGCCGGTGACGCCGGAGCTGACCGACGAATGGGTGGACAGCACCTTCGGCACCAGCGATGACGTGCACACCGTGGAGGAGCTGCGCACCTACTTCTCCGATGCGCTGTATGATCAGAATCTGGAGGATGCCATCATGGACAGCCTGCTGGACAACGCCGCCTTTCAGGACCTGCCCAGCGAGGAGCCCGGCTACTACGCCTGCATGTTCCTGAATTACTACTACCAGCTGGCCAGTTACTACAGCAGCAATCTGGACACCATCGCCCAGGCACAGGGCTACACCGACGCCAACGCCATGCTGGGCGCTTCGGACAGCGTGATCACTCACCTGGCCAAACAGGACCTGCTGTATCAGGCCATTGCCGAGAGCCAGGGCATCGAGCCCACTCAGGAGCAGCTGGATGCCGCTGCCGCTTCCTACTCCGGCAGTTCTTACGGCGACAACTTCGTCCATCAGACCGCCCTGCAGACGGCTGTGATGGAGTGGCTGAAAACCAACGCCGTGGTCTCCTGA
- a CDS encoding alkaline phosphatase: MKNEKISRRSFLKASAVASALGVMAAAPAAHAAGADEAAAQIEEENCLLKKPKYIFLFIGDGMGTAQIQSARFYKGTVDNNGAVTEADLSFTSFPHVGSVTTYDSTSFCPDSASTATSIATGHKTESGVINMCPWTRDVPYETIAEKLHAQKGYKVGVVSTVNIDHATPAAFYAHQNSRRNYYEIGVELANSGFEYFAGGEFQKVNGSGNVPNNHEVAAQAGYNVVTTQAAAAALTAGADKTLIIAEDLADGKAMNYAMDAAGGEWQLTDYVKKGIELLDNRKGFFLMTESGKIDWACHANDAAASIHDVLEMSNAVQAAVDFYNAHPNETLILVTADHETGGLAIGYKTTNYDTFLTNLTHQKMSYAKFDTDYVQNYIANKTPFETAMQDVKAAFGLTLPTDPDAANAGKLLLTDYEVQNLRTAYDRTLEVGSASQKDMTQQDYELYGTYIPFSMAICHTINHKSGMDHTTYAHTGAMVNLYAMGVGAEKFGGVYDNTEIFHKLAELTSVQ; encoded by the coding sequence ATGAAGAACGAAAAGATCTCCCGCCGCAGCTTTCTGAAGGCCAGCGCTGTGGCTTCTGCCTTGGGTGTCATGGCCGCCGCACCCGCCGCCCACGCTGCCGGTGCCGACGAGGCTGCCGCTCAGATCGAGGAAGAGAACTGCCTGCTGAAGAAACCCAAATACATCTTCCTGTTCATCGGCGACGGCATGGGCACCGCCCAGATCCAGTCCGCCCGCTTCTACAAGGGCACCGTGGACAACAACGGCGCTGTGACCGAGGCCGACCTGAGCTTCACCAGCTTCCCCCATGTGGGCAGCGTGACCACCTACGACAGCACCTCCTTCTGCCCGGACTCCGCTTCCACGGCCACTTCCATCGCCACCGGCCACAAGACCGAGAGCGGCGTCATCAACATGTGCCCCTGGACCCGCGATGTACCCTATGAGACCATTGCCGAGAAGCTGCACGCCCAGAAGGGCTACAAGGTGGGCGTGGTGTCCACCGTGAACATCGACCACGCCACCCCTGCTGCCTTCTATGCACACCAGAACAGCCGCCGCAACTACTACGAGATCGGCGTGGAACTGGCCAACTCCGGCTTTGAGTACTTTGCCGGCGGCGAGTTCCAGAAGGTGAACGGCAGCGGCAATGTTCCCAACAACCACGAAGTGGCTGCTCAGGCCGGTTATAACGTGGTCACCACCCAGGCTGCTGCCGCTGCCCTGACCGCCGGTGCCGACAAGACCCTGATCATTGCCGAGGATCTGGCCGACGGCAAGGCCATGAACTACGCCATGGACGCCGCTGGCGGCGAGTGGCAGCTGACCGACTATGTAAAGAAGGGCATCGAGCTGTTGGACAACCGCAAGGGCTTCTTCCTGATGACCGAGTCCGGTAAGATCGACTGGGCCTGTCACGCCAACGATGCCGCCGCTTCCATCCACGATGTGCTGGAGATGAGCAACGCCGTGCAGGCTGCTGTGGACTTCTACAACGCCCACCCCAACGAGACCCTGATCCTGGTCACCGCCGACCACGAGACCGGCGGCCTGGCCATCGGCTACAAGACCACCAACTACGACACCTTCCTCACCAACCTGACCCACCAGAAAATGTCCTACGCCAAGTTCGACACCGACTATGTGCAGAACTACATCGCCAACAAGACCCCCTTTGAGACGGCCATGCAGGATGTGAAGGCAGCCTTCGGCCTGACCCTGCCCACCGACCCGGATGCCGCCAACGCCGGCAAGCTGCTGCTGACCGACTATGAGGTGCAGAACCTGCGCACCGCCTACGACCGCACCCTGGAAGTGGGCTCTGCCAGCCAGAAGGACATGACCCAGCAGGATTATGAACTGTACGGCACCTACATTCCCTTCAGCATGGCCATCTGCCACACCATCAACCACAAGTCCGGCATGGACCACACCACCTATGCCCACACCGGTGCCATGGTCAACCTGTACGCCATGGGCGTCGGTGCCGAGAAGTTCGGCGGCGTGTACGACAACACCGAGATCTTCCACAAGCTGGCTGAGCTGACCAGCGTGCAGTGA
- a CDS encoding Cof-type HAD-IIB family hydrolase, with amino-acid sequence MAEIKVLALDLDGTLTNDQKEVTPRTRAALDAAIERGVTVVLASGRPTAGITPLAKDLGLDKKGGCILSYNGGKIVDCRTGETLVEKTLDPALVPELCAFAAAQDVAILTYSSEGIVCERETDPWAAKETFTTKLPMIHVDDLASYVDYPVCKLLIPLDPARRDAVCAAGREQFAGRADLYPSSPFFIEAVPLGVAKDSSLAALLERMGLTRDNLMACGDGLNDCSMIAYAGVGVAMQNAEQPVKDAAVYVTAADNNHDGVAEAVEKFILREE; translated from the coding sequence ATGGCTGAGATCAAAGTGCTGGCCCTGGATCTGGACGGGACCCTGACCAACGACCAGAAGGAAGTGACACCCCGCACCCGCGCCGCGCTGGATGCGGCCATTGAACGCGGCGTGACCGTGGTGCTGGCCTCCGGCCGGCCCACTGCCGGCATCACCCCGCTGGCCAAAGACCTGGGGCTGGACAAAAAGGGCGGCTGCATTCTGTCCTACAACGGCGGCAAGATCGTGGACTGCCGCACCGGCGAAACGCTGGTGGAAAAAACGCTGGACCCCGCGCTGGTCCCGGAGCTGTGCGCCTTTGCCGCCGCGCAGGATGTGGCCATCCTGACCTACAGCAGTGAGGGCATCGTCTGCGAGCGGGAGACGGACCCCTGGGCCGCCAAGGAGACCTTTACCACCAAGCTGCCCATGATCCATGTGGATGACCTGGCTTCTTATGTGGACTACCCCGTCTGCAAGCTGCTCATCCCGCTGGACCCCGCCCGCCGCGACGCCGTGTGTGCCGCAGGCCGGGAGCAGTTTGCGGGCCGGGCCGACCTGTACCCCTCCAGCCCGTTCTTCATCGAGGCCGTGCCCCTGGGCGTGGCCAAGGACAGCAGCCTGGCCGCCCTGCTGGAGCGCATGGGTCTGACCCGCGATAACCTGATGGCCTGCGGCGACGGCCTGAACGACTGCTCCATGATCGCCTATGCGGGCGTGGGCGTGGCCATGCAGAACGCCGAGCAGCCGGTCAAGGACGCCGCCGTCTATGTGACCGCCGCCGACAACAACCACGACGGCGTGGCCGAAGCTGTGGAGAAGTTTATTTTACGAGAGGAATAA
- a CDS encoding exonuclease domain-containing protein, whose product MPRNLVLFDLEWNIGYQPYTFNYHGVQQTFRGEIVEIGAVKIDEDANVLDTFSIHLRPRIFRKLQHHIAKVTGLTQADLDKGEPIVQGLRRFMQWCGPDAEFAEWGMDDVPVLKQNLFLCNIDESRPTVWYDLQQVFLREHPRKEGEGMTLESVVTRMGIPMERQFHDALSDTLYTADVCRLLDLRAGLAAYPTEDESLQASLCPAPGEYRDFEVFHGYVEQYAWRTDPKIYTMNCPECGTALTPDDVWLKKGSNSWYTLSQCPHCAGSGNAVSGGVFQRYKLARRDGLHWSFARCLQLPDEALLARWNKQRAAQLERLKNRTEKSAEN is encoded by the coding sequence ATGCCGCGCAATCTGGTTTTATTTGATCTGGAATGGAACATCGGCTACCAGCCCTACACCTTTAATTATCACGGGGTGCAGCAGACCTTCCGGGGCGAGATCGTGGAGATCGGTGCCGTGAAGATCGACGAGGATGCCAACGTGCTGGACACCTTTTCCATCCATCTGCGTCCCCGCATCTTCCGCAAGCTGCAGCACCACATCGCCAAGGTCACCGGCCTGACCCAGGCCGACCTGGACAAGGGCGAACCCATCGTGCAGGGCCTGCGCCGCTTCATGCAGTGGTGCGGCCCGGATGCCGAGTTTGCCGAGTGGGGCATGGATGACGTGCCGGTGCTCAAGCAGAACCTGTTTCTGTGCAATATCGACGAGAGCCGCCCCACCGTGTGGTACGACCTGCAGCAGGTGTTCCTGCGGGAGCACCCCCGCAAGGAGGGCGAGGGCATGACGCTGGAAAGCGTCGTGACCCGGATGGGCATCCCCATGGAACGGCAGTTCCACGATGCGCTGTCCGACACGCTGTACACCGCCGATGTCTGCCGTCTGCTGGACCTGCGGGCCGGTCTTGCCGCTTACCCCACCGAGGACGAGAGCCTGCAGGCCAGCCTGTGCCCGGCCCCCGGCGAATACCGTGACTTTGAGGTGTTCCACGGCTATGTGGAGCAGTACGCCTGGCGCACCGACCCCAAGATCTACACGATGAACTGCCCGGAGTGCGGCACCGCCCTGACCCCGGACGATGTCTGGCTGAAAAAGGGCAGCAACAGCTGGTACACCCTGAGCCAGTGCCCGCACTGTGCCGGTTCCGGCAATGCCGTGAGCGGCGGCGTGTTCCAGCGCTACAAGCTGGCCCGCCGCGACGGGCTGCACTGGAGCTTTGCCCGCTGCCTGCAGCTGCCGGATGAGGCGCTGCTTGCCCGCTGGAACAAGCAGCGCGCAGCCCAGCTGGAGCGGCTGAAGAACCGGACGGAAAAATCCGCAGAAAACTGA
- a CDS encoding VTT domain-containing protein, translated as MEHTLLQWAHQLGTLEYWQTLLDRFGDLGPLAPITLAVVESFFPPLPLIAIVALNVGAHGGILGFLYSWIGVALGGTLMFLLWRRIVKRCFWKIAGRWPKLEKAQQWVNRFDTSSLFMLMLLPFAPSSFMHLAFGISDFDEKRYLITMLLGKGVMVAMMAVFGQSLVSSMKNPLYLVLAVGLWVAMYAVSKRFCKRHHLD; from the coding sequence ATGGAACATACGTTGCTGCAGTGGGCCCATCAGCTGGGCACGCTGGAATACTGGCAGACACTGCTGGACCGCTTTGGTGATCTGGGGCCGCTGGCCCCCATCACGCTGGCCGTGGTGGAGTCGTTCTTTCCGCCGCTGCCGCTCATTGCCATCGTGGCCCTGAACGTGGGAGCCCACGGCGGCATCCTGGGCTTTTTGTACAGCTGGATCGGGGTGGCGCTGGGCGGAACCCTCATGTTCCTGCTCTGGCGACGCATCGTCAAGCGCTGTTTCTGGAAGATCGCCGGCCGCTGGCCCAAGCTGGAAAAAGCCCAGCAGTGGGTCAACCGCTTCGACACGTCGTCGCTGTTCATGCTCATGCTGCTGCCCTTTGCGCCCAGCTCCTTCATGCATCTGGCCTTCGGCATCTCGGACTTTGACGAGAAGCGTTATCTCATCACGATGCTGCTGGGCAAGGGCGTGATGGTGGCCATGATGGCGGTGTTCGGTCAGTCGCTGGTGAGCTCCATGAAGAATCCGCTCTATCTTGTGCTGGCCGTGGGCCTGTGGGTGGCCATGTACGCCGTGAGCAAGCGCTTCTGCAAGCGGCACCATCTGGATTGA
- a CDS encoding DegV family protein, producing MIRILTDSASDILPAEAEQLGVTVIPLNVTLEDGTVLRDGIDKTPSEYYALLKECHKLPTTSQPSPELFERFYQDAAAAGDEVLGIFLSHELSGTWQCARLAADLVNVDNVLFVDSANVCLGEGLLVRLAVQLRAAGRTLVQIATDLEHAKEHLHLVAAIDDLKYLRKGGRLPAAVAVAGGMLGIKPLITIKEGKVAMAGKARGLPGAYVALFKKVEELGGISAAVPALAGYTLSAREVQPIQTYLQDNLQCAEPLVRQIGCVIGTHAGPGAFGLAFFDQGLEL from the coding sequence ATGATCCGCATTCTCACCGATTCTGCGTCCGACATCCTGCCCGCCGAGGCAGAACAGCTGGGCGTGACCGTGATCCCCCTGAACGTGACGCTGGAGGACGGCACCGTGCTGCGTGACGGCATCGACAAGACCCCCAGCGAATACTACGCCCTTTTAAAGGAGTGTCACAAGCTGCCCACCACCAGCCAGCCCAGCCCGGAGCTGTTCGAGCGGTTCTATCAGGACGCCGCCGCTGCCGGGGACGAGGTGCTGGGCATCTTCCTGTCCCATGAGCTGTCCGGCACCTGGCAGTGCGCCAGACTGGCCGCCGACCTTGTCAACGTGGACAACGTGCTGTTCGTGGACAGCGCCAACGTCTGCCTGGGCGAAGGGCTGCTGGTACGGCTGGCTGTGCAGCTGCGCGCCGCCGGTAGGACGCTGGTGCAGATCGCCACCGACCTGGAGCACGCCAAGGAGCACCTGCATCTGGTTGCCGCCATCGACGACCTGAAGTACCTGCGCAAAGGCGGCCGCCTGCCCGCCGCTGTGGCCGTGGCCGGCGGCATGCTGGGCATCAAGCCGCTCATCACCATCAAGGAAGGCAAGGTAGCCATGGCCGGCAAGGCACGCGGCCTGCCCGGTGCCTACGTTGCGCTGTTCAAAAAGGTGGAAGAGCTGGGCGGCATCAGCGCCGCCGTGCCTGCGCTGGCCGGTTATACGCTGTCTGCCCGCGAGGTGCAGCCCATCCAGACCTACCTGCAGGACAACCTGCAGTGTGCCGAGCCGCTGGTGCGGCAGATCGGCTGCGTCATCGGCACCCACGCCGGTCCCGGTGCCTTTGGTCTGGCCTTCTTTGATCAGGGACTGGAACTGTAA
- a CDS encoding CPBP family intramembrane metalloprotease: protein MHRPQNRTAALLAAFGCALAYLPAGRALAAVCAALPLSAAGQSFALHCAAAPLAEELVFRGAVQGLLQPLGPRAAVCVQAALFAVQHGGAAGIAYALVLGVLLGTIRQRTGRVWLGWVLHTVNNLLVFAAG, encoded by the coding sequence ATGCACAGACCACAAAATCGGACGGCAGCCCTGCTGGCGGCCTTTGGCTGTGCGCTGGCGTACCTGCCGGCGGGACGGGCGCTGGCGGCCGTCTGTGCCGCCCTGCCGTTGAGTGCAGCCGGGCAGAGCTTTGCGCTGCACTGCGCGGCGGCTCCGCTGGCTGAGGAACTGGTGTTCCGGGGCGCGGTGCAGGGGCTGCTGCAGCCGCTGGGACCCCGGGCGGCAGTGTGCGTGCAGGCGGCGCTGTTTGCGGTGCAGCACGGCGGAGCGGCCGGAATCGCCTATGCGCTGGTGCTGGGGGTGCTGCTGGGAACCATCCGGCAGCGCACTGGCCGCGTATGGCTGGGCTGGGTACTGCATACAGTGAATAATCTGCTGGTATTTGCCGCAGGATAA
- a CDS encoding nucleoside deaminase — protein MTDFELMGAALDEARKAAALGEVPVGAVVARNGQIVAAAHNTRETEKNALHHAELLAIDAACKALGGWRLWECELFVTLEPCPMCAGAILNSRIRRVVYGAADAKAGCCGSVTDLFALPFNHHPMVEQGLRAEEAGALLQAFFKDLRVRLAARPKWKRPAPPAENMKKP, from the coding sequence ATGACCGATTTTGAACTGATGGGTGCCGCGCTGGACGAGGCGCGCAAGGCGGCCGCACTGGGCGAAGTGCCGGTGGGGGCTGTGGTGGCCCGCAACGGGCAGATCGTGGCGGCGGCCCACAACACCCGCGAGACGGAAAAGAACGCCCTGCATCATGCCGAGCTGCTGGCCATCGACGCGGCCTGCAAGGCGTTGGGCGGCTGGCGGCTGTGGGAGTGTGAGCTGTTCGTCACGCTGGAGCCCTGCCCCATGTGCGCGGGGGCCATCCTGAACAGCCGCATCCGGCGGGTGGTGTACGGCGCGGCCGATGCCAAGGCCGGGTGCTGCGGCAGTGTGACGGACCTGTTTGCCCTGCCGTTCAACCACCACCCGATGGTGGAGCAGGGCCTGCGGGCCGAGGAAGCCGGAGCACTGCTGCAGGCGTTTTTCAAGGATCTGCGGGTGCGGCTGGCCGCTCGGCCGAAGTGGAAACGGCCCGCACCGCCCGCCGAGAATATGAAGAAACCGTAA